In the Rhinoraja longicauda isolate Sanriku21f unplaced genomic scaffold, sRhiLon1.1 Scf002717, whole genome shotgun sequence genome, cctggatcacaactgcacacgaagcttccattagtgttagtgcagatttgttgacagtctgaggtgttggttgcacattcatcgatgtctaaaGAAATAAGCACATTTACTCCTGTTGCTAATTGTTGACATTTGACAATACAGTTTCAAACTAGGCATAAATATCTCATGTAAACAAGGCAGGCTGTCTTCTAATCCTGGCAGAAGTAGTGCATTGCTTCAAGCGGTGTATTATTTAcgctattttaaaaaaagaactagACCCAAAATCCAATCACACCATGATTCATTTTGTGGCACGGTTTTGCAGCTCAGAGAAGTCAGGGGCCAGTCACTGGACTCCAGCCTTTCCAGCGAAGCAGTTTAATCACCAGAGGTTGCCTCACTGGAACAACACACTGACATCTGCCTTCTGTGGTATTTCCTGCTTACCACATCCTTTTTCCCAAGTGTGGGAAAGTTTGTATTTGAatattcctaccatcacaaagggaaGAGTTTgtcacattggtgctgaagcctgggtcacaactgcacacgaagcttccgattgtgttggtgcagatttgttgacagttcgaggtgttggttccacattcatcaatgtctgaaAGAAAAAGAATGAATGACATGATGAACACTTTCAAGTTATTTAGTTATACCAATTACAACTACCACATGCGATAAAAAAGTGGTCATGCAATAATACATCACAAATCATTTATCCCGACTTTTACACTTCCTTCTGCAGGAAAAGTACTCATTGTGTGAAGACTCAGAGTGATTGAAATGCTATTCTCTCTTATTCACTATTAAATTGTGAGATCAGCAACATGTTACAGTGTGGTATGAACTGCCACTGTTAAATGTCATTCCCCAACTCTGACAAAATATGTGCTTGAAActatcctaccatcacaaagcaaTGAATTGGTCACAttgatgctgaagcctgggttacaactgcacaggaagcttccgattgtgttggtgcagttttgttgacagtttgaggtgttggttgcacattcatcgacaTCTGGAGGACAAAAATATCAAACACTTTCATGACATTTGACTTTGTCAATGGAAACATTGTCTTTTTATATCACAAGATGGAATGGAATATACGCAATGCTACAAGTTTTATATTTTATCCCTATTTTTATACTTTTCTGCAGGAAAATAATCTATTTAGTCAGGTACAGAATTAAATTATTTCCATTTCCAGTCATTCTGAAGGTAAAATGCTTCTTTTAGGCCAGTAAGCATATACAGTGCTATAAGAACTGCATCAGGAAGTGTTATTCCCGACTCTGAGATAAGAAGTGTTTGAAAACACGTCACCATCACAAAAGGAAGAGTTGGTCACCTAGATGCTGAAGCCTGAACTTATCTGGAGAAATAAGCTCAGTTACTCTGTTCGTGGGAAATCAATGTAGCACGGACAATAACTACTTTGTATGATATTTGGATGGCTATAGTTACTGTTAACCTTTTGACGGGTGAGTTTCAAACGTTAGTAAATGAGGCGGGCTTTTATGAAGCATCTTGTTTGTCGTGAATGATCAGGGATTTgatcctgtttccgttctgtttgACTCAATGAGTCAGCTCCTGGTGCAAATTGttgacatttggagttgtttatgTCTAATATTTTCAATGTAAACTATGTAGGCTAGTTTCTCAGATGGACAACAATAGGGCTTTGCGTCAAAATGTAATTGAGAATTCTGATCCCTTTTGAAAACAATGCTTAGAATTTTCAAAGTTTAAGATCAAAGTTTAAGATCAAGaaataattgtagactttcgaagagctctccctcacctttccccactcaccatcaacaacaccacagtcacatctgtggagtcatttaagttcctatgaaccatcatctccagggaccttaaatgggaggccaccatcgactccacagacaaaaaggcccaacagaagatgtacttcctgcggcagctgaggaaacacaatctgccgcaggcaatgatggtccaattctatattgctatcattgagtccgtcctcaccttctccatcatggtctggtttggctcagccaccaagcacgacatctggaggctgcaacggatcgttcattCAGCTTAGACGGTTGTTGgcagcaaccttcccccccattgacaaactatacactgcaagggccaggaagcaagcgggcaagatcatctctgacccctctcacctagGCCACAAAATCCTTGAAGCACTTCCTGCtgcaaggcgactccagactgtcaaagcagccacagccagacaaataaatagcttttatccatgagtagtagttctattcaataaccaaagtctgtagtctcttttttgctctagtttattttcacccacatgtttagaccgtagtgttgtatccttattgttttgttgtggttatgctttattcttaattgttaactgtatgtttgtgttgtcatttgtgagcggagcaccaaggcaaatatCTTGTCCAAtaaacttggccaataaacttggccaataaacttattcattcattcattcattcatacattcatttgCATACATTCAATATCTTGAGGAAAATATGTGACCAAAATGTCAAAGACCTGCACATTATTTGGGAAGGATGCAGAAGTAAACTTTGTCACTTAATATTGTGAACTAGTGTAGTCCACAGAATGTCGCTAAACAATAGCAACACTGGATATGGTGCACGACCCTCTAATAAATATTGCTTTCAATTTATTGCGATGTAAGTGTGCCGCCTTTGCCTTCATATATCATTGGGATCAGAATCTTCATAATTACATGCCCTTTGATGAATGTGCATATTTATTGAAACATTCTGaaaagggaaggtgagcagccggaagctgttgtgcacattggcacaaacggaataggtaggaaaatacaagGTCCTGCAAAGTGAATATAGGAAGTTTGGCAGAGATTAAAAAGCAGGACACAAAGGGTAGTAATCTCCAGTTTACACCCGGAGTCACTTGGTAGAGGGTaagcatcgaaacatagaaaacaggtgcaggaggtcatttggcctttcgagccagcactgccattcattgtgatcatggctgatcatccacaatcagtaacctgtgcccaacttctcgccatatcccttgattccactagcccccagagctgtatctaactctctcttaaattcatcctgtgatttggcctccactgccctttgtggcagagaattccacaaattcgcaactctctgggtgaaacagttccttctcacctcagttttaaatggtttcccatttattctaagactgggacccctggttctggacttccccaacattgggaacattttttctgcatccagcttgtccagtccttctataattttatatgttttttatATAAtcccttccttctaaactccagtgaagaggAAGATAAGACACATGAATGCATAGCTCAGGAATTGGTGCAGGTGACAGGGGTTCTGATTTATTGACCATTGAGATCTATTCTGGGGCACAGGTGACCTCCAAACATTGCGGAAATAGTGGCGGACCAATATCATTGCAGGGAGGTTTGCTGGTGCTACTCTGGAGTGTTTACATTAGGGACAGGGGGTAGGCAGCCAGAATTGTAGGTCAGAAATTGCAAGGAGTGATGGGAAGAAAGTGGTCATAAgcagtaagtctcaaaggaaagacaggcagggagaggtgaaggaatatggtgatggtgatgggctgaagtgtgtttattacaATGTGTGAAGTATTGTGGGGAAAGTAGATGAACTTGGAGCCTAGATCAGCGCTTGGGATTCTGATGCTGTGGCCAGTGTGGAGACGTGGTTGGGAGAGGGACACGGCCGGCGTTAGATCAATGTTCAGGGGTTTTGATGCTTCAGATGTGATTGAGAGGGAggcaaaagaggtggaggagttgtacTATTGATCACGGAGACTATCACGGCATCATTCAGAAATAATCCGATGTGAGTGTTTGCCACTCTTCGCTTTGTATGTCATTGAGATCAGAGTATCTTCATATTGACATACCCCTTGGTGAAAAGACATATTTATTGAAAGTGGGGGTGTCATAGTTGGATTTAAGAGGGTAATATGAATTGTAGATGTTTAACTTCTTAATGAGTGATAAACTACCCAAATTGTTACAATTCTGCAGTAAATGTATCATTAAATTGAAGGCTCACTGAGAATGAAATGATCCGTTTTCATTTAATATTCAatatctctgtctcacctagatGTTACAGGGCAGTTATACTATCACGTTAAATATTCTATTTTAAATCCGTGAAACTATGTGTATGAAAACACCTACCATCACAAAGTGAAGGGTTGGTCGCGTTGGTTCTGAAGCCTGGACCACAACTGCAGATGAAGCTTCCcattgtgttggtgcagatttgttgacagtctgaGGTGCCGGTTCCATACACAATGATGTCTGGAAGAAAGCCAGTGAATGTTTCAAACTCCTGTATTGCAATTGTGTTTGCCAACTGTATGTCTGCCACTCTCTGAACAGCAGTTGATTGCAGGCTGTCATTACACACCATGTATAGTGCTACCCATCTTCCTTTATTGTTAGAAAACACAAGTATCTCAACGTGAGCCAAACTTTGTTTTGTGAATCACTGGCATCTGATTTCCTACTAGTTTACATCCCAATTGTTGAAATGGCCAAACTATTGAAAAACATCGgtataatatttatatatttcacagaaggggatggggtaggggataGTGGATTTTTGAATTCCATAATAtctgacaatttacattgatttttATAATTCTGCAGTAAAAACATTGGCAAAGTTGTCATCTGGTGTGCTTTTGGCCAGACTGGTGCAGACACAAAATTGAAGGCACAAAATGCAATAGACATGTTTGGAAGAAGtgcaggaaaatctttttcacatcTAGAACTACACGTCATGTAGTTTATGTGTATGAAAACACCTACCAAAACAAAGTGAATGGAAGGCCATATTAATGCTGAAGCCTGGAACACAACTGCAGATGGAGCTTCCGATTGTGttagtgcagatttgttgacagtttgaactgctggttgcacattcatcgatatCTGGAGAAAAAACAGTGAAATACAACAGTCAACAGTTAACATGAGTCTGAATGGAATATCGGATCCCACTTTGCAGACACTTTGTTAAATTGTTAAGTCAGCAATATTCTACAGTGTTGTAAGAGCCacataaaaaaaaaatcctaccatcacaaagggacGAATTGGTCATGTTAATGCTGAAACCTGGATCACAACTACACACAAAGCTTCCATTAGTGttagtgcagatttgttgacagtctgaggtgttggttgcacattcatcgatgtctaaaGAAATAAACACAGTTCCTCCTGTTGCTAATTGTTGACATTTGCCAATACTTTTTCAAACTCATCATAAATATCTAATGTAAACGATGCAGACTTCTAATCCTGGCAGAAGCAGTGCATTGCTT is a window encoding:
- the LOC144591886 gene encoding uncharacterized protein LOC144591886, which gives rise to MAKQNAAGVTVLISLDIDECATNTSDCQQICTNTNGSFVCSCDPGFSINMTNSSLCDDIDECATNTSDCQQICTNTNGSFVCSCDPGFSINMTNSSLCDDIDECATSSSNCQQICTNTIGSSICSCVPGFSINMAFHSLCFDIIVYGTGTSDCQQICTNTMGSFICSCGPGFRTNATNPSLCDDVDECATNTSNCQQNCTNTIGSFLCSCNPGFSINVTNSLLCDDIDECGTNTSNCQQICTNTIGSFVCSCDPGFSTNVTNSSLCDDIDECATNTSDCQQICTNTNGSF